A single Defluviitalea saccharophila DNA region contains:
- a CDS encoding phage tail protein, protein MSKDIKFFSHNKALDWEQGVHNNIIADNEGVRILSREKYRVLENIQIDSYHAEKVEDIILRSKNYIYIYMKDHTLWQYTVNSQTLEYFMDLSHEEGNVLIEAGNDTLYFMKYGASVIKCFSTIAKQEIWQINTIHSKKFHPIKMHIDQYNYLYLIYKYEDSKSSDEKKNDSLYICRINPVGSITWIQELESCESGKDYMIDSLATDRFYMDVVNQQITIYDQHRNCLYRINEKKEIRKIESFLDKNYYICTGMTTDIYKNIIMVVKERYKDSTGAYLICMQEDKTMEIYCRIPGKDLRKLTKNLEGNILCPDCEQGIVTVFTIKKEHLFNALTGTIEGTLLSTALDGGEKQMKWHRMTIDADIPEDTFIKVSVFSRDTKEIYINDEEIDLDDYLRDPNISFKQKDTLLQSFWTEEFINVKDVLLHKHRGRFIWYKISLIGNEEDTPTINRIRIFYPMVSFIQYLPEIYQAHPESSDFLIRFLGIFQNMMLDLETEIDNISRYFDPDIVDREFLYWLSSWLGIEDVYLWEEDSLRTLIKNAVYLYKKKGTKEGIEKIVELFTGQKPYIVENHVLNAWKDNSISKKHLEELYGNSPYIFTVILKDENLSQSKYKGLKKIIENNKPAYTEVNIVVLKPFLFLDDHTYLGINSILSQRIPLRLNNYSTVSVSTILAE, encoded by the coding sequence ATGAGCAAAGATATAAAATTTTTCTCTCATAATAAAGCTTTAGATTGGGAACAGGGTGTTCATAACAATATAATTGCCGACAATGAGGGAGTACGAATTTTAAGCAGAGAAAAATATAGAGTTTTAGAAAATATCCAGATTGATTCATACCATGCCGAGAAGGTAGAAGATATTATCCTGCGAAGCAAGAACTATATCTACATCTATATGAAAGATCATACCTTATGGCAGTACACAGTGAATTCTCAAACATTAGAATATTTTATGGATTTAAGTCATGAAGAGGGCAACGTATTAATAGAAGCAGGAAATGATACACTTTATTTTATGAAATACGGTGCCTCAGTGATAAAATGTTTTTCTACCATTGCAAAACAAGAAATATGGCAGATCAATACGATACACTCTAAAAAATTCCATCCTATTAAAATGCATATTGATCAATACAATTATCTATATTTGATCTACAAATATGAAGACAGTAAAAGTTCGGATGAAAAGAAAAATGATTCTCTATATATTTGCCGGATTAATCCCGTAGGAAGCATCACTTGGATACAAGAGCTGGAGTCTTGTGAGAGTGGAAAAGACTATATGATTGATTCTTTGGCTACAGACCGTTTTTATATGGATGTAGTCAATCAGCAAATTACTATATATGATCAACACCGTAATTGTCTTTACAGAATAAACGAAAAGAAAGAAATTAGAAAAATTGAATCCTTCCTGGACAAGAATTATTACATTTGTACTGGGATGACCACAGATATCTATAAAAATATCATTATGGTTGTTAAAGAAAGATACAAAGATAGCACTGGAGCTTACCTGATATGCATGCAGGAAGACAAAACTATGGAAATTTACTGTAGAATTCCAGGAAAGGACTTGAGAAAGTTAACAAAGAATTTGGAAGGCAATATCTTATGCCCCGATTGTGAGCAAGGAATCGTTACAGTATTTACAATAAAGAAAGAACATCTATTTAATGCGTTGACTGGAACAATAGAGGGTACGCTCCTATCCACAGCCCTGGATGGGGGAGAAAAGCAAATGAAATGGCATAGGATGACTATAGACGCAGATATTCCAGAGGATACTTTTATCAAAGTTTCAGTTTTTTCAAGAGATACAAAAGAGATTTATATTAATGATGAAGAGATTGATCTAGACGATTATTTAAGAGATCCAAACATTTCATTTAAGCAAAAAGATACTCTATTGCAATCCTTTTGGACGGAGGAATTCATTAATGTAAAGGATGTTCTTTTACATAAACATAGAGGAAGATTCATATGGTACAAAATTAGCCTAATAGGAAATGAGGAAGATACTCCAACAATCAATAGAATAAGAATTTTCTATCCTATGGTTTCTTTTATTCAATACCTTCCGGAAATCTATCAAGCCCATCCTGAAAGCAGTGATTTTTTAATTCGTTTTTTAGGAATATTTCAGAACATGATGCTTGATTTGGAGACAGAAATTGATAACATATCTCGATACTTTGACCCTGATATTGTAGACAGAGAATTTTTATACTGGCTTTCTTCCTGGCTTGGAATTGAAGATGTTTATCTATGGGAGGAAGATTCTCTAAGGACTCTTATTAAGAATGCAGTATATCTTTATAAGAAGAAAGGCACAAAAGAAGGTATAGAGAAAATTGTAGAATTATTTACTGGTCAAAAGCCTTATATAGTAGAAAATCATGTATTAAATGCATGGAAGGACAATAGTATTTCAAAAAAGCACCTGGAAGAATTATATGGGAATAGCCCTTATATCTTTACGGTGATTCTGAAAGATGAAAATCTTTCCCAGTCGAAATATAAAGGTCTTAAAAAAATAATTGAAAATAATAAACCCGCTTATACGGAAGTCAATATTGTAGTATTAAAACCATTTTTATTCCTGGATGATCATACTTATCTGGGTATTAACTCAATCTTATCTCAGAGAATACCTTTAAGGCTTAATAACTACTCGACTGTATCCGTTTCTACAATATTAGCAGAGTGA